In a single window of the Balaenoptera acutorostrata chromosome 3, mBalAcu1.1, whole genome shotgun sequence genome:
- the MESD gene encoding LRP chaperone MESD, with amino-acid sequence MAASGWARAAVVFLCASELLLLLLLPLRAFAAEGPAETPGEATPPLRKKKKDIRDYNDADMARLLEQWEKDDDIEEGDLPEHKRPSAPIDFSRIDPGKPESILKMTKKGKTLMMFVTVSGSPTEKETEEITSLWQGSLFNANYDVQRFIVGSDRAIFMLRDGSYAWEIKDFLVSQDRCADVTLEGQVYPGKGRGSKEKNKTKQEKGKKKEGGEPKPRASKEGNRAGSKREEL; translated from the exons ATGGCGGCCTCCGGCTGGGCCCGTGCCGCCGTGGTCTTTCTCTGTGCCTCTGAACTGCTGCTGCTTCTACTGCTGCCGCTGAGGGCCTTCGCCGCTGAGGGCCCAGCCGAGACGCCCGGCGAGGCCACCCCACCTCTCcggaagaagaagaaggatatTCGCGACTACAATGATGCGGACATGGCTCGTCTTTTGGAACAGTGGGAG AAAGATGACGACATAGAAGAAGGAGATCTCCCAGAGCACAAAAGACCCTCTGCACCTATAGACTTCTCACGGATAGACCCGGGCAAGCCTGAGAGCATATTGAAGATGACAAAGAAGGGCAAGACTCTCATGATGTTTGTCACTGTATCAGGAAGCCCCACGGAGAAGGAGACGGAGGAAATCACGAGCCTCTGGCAGGGCAGTCTTTTCAACGCCAACTACGATGTCCAGAG GTTCATCGTGGGGTCAGACCGTGCCATCTTCATGCTGCGTGACGGCAGCTACGCCTGGGAGATCAAGGACTTCTTGGTCAGTCAAGACAGGTGTGCCGATGTAACTCTGGAGGGACAGGTGTACCCTGGCAAAGGAAgaggaagcaaagagaaaaataaaaccaagcaaGAGAAAGGCAAAAAGAAGGAGGGGGGAGAGCCGAAACCCCGGGCTTCGAAGGAAGGCAATCGAGCTGGGAGTAAAAGAGAAGAGCTGTAG